A single window of Gossypium hirsutum isolate 1008001.06 chromosome A10, Gossypium_hirsutum_v2.1, whole genome shotgun sequence DNA harbors:
- the LOC107919494 gene encoding uncharacterized protein has translation MEQSRSNSYKDGGEMQMKSYYGGGPSNMQDMRCYSENSVQQNQLGKEIKMKKSKSSGGSASKSWSFTDPELQRKKRVASYKVYAVEGKMKGSFRKSFRWIKDTATQVVYGWR, from the coding sequence ATGGAGCAGTCTAGATCCAATTCATACAAGGATGGTGGAGAAATGCAGATGAAGAGTTACTATGGAGGAGGGCCAAGTAACATGCAAGACATGAGGTGTTACAGTGAAAATTCTGTTCAACAAAACCAGCTTGGCAAGGAGATTAAGATGAAGAAAAGCAAAAGCTCTGGAGGGTCTGCTTCAAAGAGCTGGAGTTTTACTGATCCTGAGCTGCAGAGAAAGAAAAGGGTTGCCAGCTACAAGGTTTATGCTGTTGAAGGCAAGATGAAAGGGTCTTTCAGGAAAAGTTTCAGGTGGATCAAGGACACTGCCACCCAAGTTGTCTATGGCTGGAGGTGA